A genomic region of Phragmites australis chromosome 2, lpPhrAust1.1, whole genome shotgun sequence contains the following coding sequences:
- the LOC133908719 gene encoding vesicle-fusing ATPase-like isoform X2 has translation MEVVNTPSQELALTNCAFVSAADLRSFPNSIALVGDALVLTLRAHDAIASGRIALNGIQRRQAMVSAGDSVTVSRFVPPDDFKLALLTLELAFVKAKANQEQLDAVLLAQQLRKRFLDQVMTTGQKVTFEFCGTNYIFTVNQALLENQESSTPLDRGFLLIDTYIIFEAAPNSGIKVINQKEAASSKLFKHKEFNLEKLGIGGLSSEFTDIFRRAFASRVFPPHVVSRLGIKHVKGILLYGPPGTGKTLMARQIGKLLNGKEPKIVNGPEVLSKFVGETEKNVRDLFVDAENEQRTRGDESDLHVIIFDEIDAICKSRGSTRDGTGVHDSIVNQLLTKIDGVEALNNVLLIGMTNRKDLLDEALLRPGRLEVHIEINLPDENGRLQILQIHTNKMKESSFLSPDVNLQELAARTKNYSGAELEGVVKSAVSYALNRQISMDDLTKPLDEESIKVTMDDFVNGLQEITPAFGASTDNLERCRLRGIVDCGNAHRHIYQRAMLLVEQVKVSRGSPLVTCLLEGPAGSGKSAMAATVGIDSDFAYVKVISAETMIGFSESSKCAQICKVFEDAYKSQLSIIILDDIERLLEYIAIGPRFSNLISQTLLVLLKRVPPKGKNLLVIGTTSEVGFLESIGMCDAFSVTYHVPKLKKEDAKKVLQHLNVFKEGDIDAAAEALDDMPLKKLYTLVEMAAQGRTGGSAEAIYAGKEKIDIDHFFSILGDIIRY, from the exons ATGGAGGTGGTGAACACGCCGAGCCAGGAGCTCGCCCTCACCAACTGCGCCTTCGTCTCCGCTGCCGACCTACGCAGCTTCCCCAACTCCATCGCCCTCGTCGGCGACGCACTGGTCCTCACCCTACG AGCTCATGATGCGATTGCAAGTGGTCGCATTGCTTTGAATGGCATCCAGCGTCGCCAGGCAATGGTTTCAGCTGGTGATTCTGTTACAGTCAGCAG GTTTGTGCCTCCTGATGATTTCAAGCTGGCTTTGCTTACACTAGAGCTAGCATTTGTCAAGGCAAAAGCCAACCAAGAGCAG CTAGATGCTGTTTTGCTTGCACAACAACTGCGGAAAAGATTCCTCGACCAG GTCATGACTACTGGGCAAAAAGTGACATTTGAATTTTGTGGCACAAACTATATCTTCACTGTAAATCAAGCGTTGCTAGAGAACCAAGAGAGTTCCACACCATTGGACAGAGGGTTCCTGTTGATTGACACATACATCATATTTGAGGCAGCCCCTAATTCGGGAATTAAG GTAATCAACCAAAAGGAAGCTGCTAGCAGCAAGCTTTTCAAGCATAAAGAGTTTAACCTGGAGAAGTTGGGTATAGGTGGATTAAGTTCTGAATTCACAGACATCTTTCGTAGGGCATTTGCTTCTCGAGTGTTTCCGCCTCATGTTGTTAGTAG GTTAGGTATAAAGCATGTCAAGGGTATACTGCTTTATGGACCCCCTGGTACTGGAAAGACACTTATGGCCCGGCAAATTGGGAAATTGCTAAATGGGAAGGAGCCCAAG ATTGTAAATGGACCTGAAGTCTTGAGCAAATTTGTTGGTGAAACAGAGAAGAACGTGAGAGATCTATTTGTGGATGCTGAGAATGAACAGAGAACACGTG GCGATGAGAGTGACCTTCATGTCATCATCTTTGATGAAATTGATGCTATCTGCAAG TCTAGAGGTTCCACCAGGGACGGTACAGGTGTACATGACAGCATTGTAAATCAGCTACTTACAAAG ATAGATGGTGTTGAAGCACTAAACAATGTTTTGCTTATTGGAATGACGAATCGGAAGGATTTGCTTGATGAAGCTTTGTTGAG ACCTGGAAGATTGGAAGTTCATATTGAGATAAACCTACCTGATGAAAATGGCCGCTTGCAAATTCTTCAAATCCACACGAATAAGATGAAAGAGAGTTCTTTCCTTTCTCCAGATGTTAATCTTCAAGAGCTTG CTGCACGAACAAAGAACTACAGTGGAGCAGAATTGGAAGGTGTTGTCAAAAGCGCAGTATCATATGCTTTGAACCGCCAAATTAGTATGGATGACCTTACCAAGCCTTTGgatgaggaaagcattaaggtCACTATGGATGACTTTGTGAATGGACTTCAAGAAATTACCCCTGCATTTGGAGCATCTACTGATAACCTTGAAAGATGCAG GTTACGTGGTATTGTTGACTGTGGCAATGCGCATAGGCACATTTATCAAAGGGCTATGCTCCTCGTGGAGCAGGTTAAAGTGAGCAGGGGTAGCCCTCTTGTCACTTGCCTCTTAGAAGGGCCAGCTGGAAG TGGTAAATCAGCTATGGCAGCTACTGTTGGCATCGACAGTGATTTTGCTTATGTAAAAGTT ATATCAGCTGAGACAATGATCGGTTTCAGTGAAAGCAGCAAGTGTGCACAGATATGTAAG GTATTTGAGGATGCATACAAATCTCAGCTGAGCATCATAATTCTTGATGACATTGAAAG GTTACTGGAGTACATTGCTATTGGACCACGCTTCTCAAACTTAATCTCACAAACGCTTCTGGTTCTCCTCAAGAGGGTTCCTCCCAAG GGGAAGAATTTGCTTGTAATTGGAACAACAAGTGAGGTGGGCTTTCTAGAGTCTATTGGTATGTGCGATGCCTTCTCTGTGACCTATCATGTTCCGAAACTGAAGAAGGAGGATGCTAAAAAG GTGTTACAGCATCTCAACGTGTTCAAGGAAGGAGATATTGATGCGGCAGCAGAAGCATTGGATGAC ATGCCACTTAAGAAGTTATATACACTAGTTGAGATGGCGGCACAGGGAAGGACCGGAGGAAGTGCAGAAGCAATTTATGCTGGAAAGGAAAAGATTGATATCGACCATTTCTTTAGCATCTTGGGTGATATTATCCGGTATTAA
- the LOC133908721 gene encoding mannan endo-1,4-beta-mannosidase 2-like — protein MAVGSGLAPYHVLGVATCVALLYFTFGEVDLRHISFPSVPAGSSSSAAMAPFVERRGARLFLDGRPFYVNGWNSYWLMDQAVEPGTRHRVPRMFRAAAEMGLTVCRTWAFNDGSYNALQLSPGHFDERVFKALDRVVAEAGRHGVRLILSLANNLEAYGGKTQYVRWAWEEGVGLTASNDSFFFDPAIRDYFKVYLKTLLTRKNHLTGVEYRDDPTILAWELMNEPRCTTDPSGDTLQRWMEEMAAYVKSIDKRHLLTVGTEGFYGPTSPQGKVSINPGYWHSNYGSDFIRNANISDIDFASIHLYPDNWLLHAKLDEKLKFVTQWITSHVEDGDKELDKPVVTTEFGLSHGVQGFDHSHRDVFYQAVFDIVYESAKRGGAGAGALVWQLAVEGMEEFHDDFAIVPSERPSLYRLIKAQSCRLAKLRHGQGEEAKRTLSVCAGLL, from the exons ATGGCGGTCGGCAGCGGGCTGGCACCGTACCACGTCCTCGGCGTGGCCACCTGCGTGGCGCTGCTCTACTTCACCTTCGGCGAAGTAGACCTCCGCCACATCTCCTTCCCGTCCGTGCCCGCTGGCTCCTCTTCCAGCGCGGCGATGGCGCCCTTCGTGGAGCGCCGCGGCGCGCGGCTGTTCCTTGACGGTCGGCCGTTCTACGTGAACGGGTGGAACTCCTACTGGCTCATGGACCAGGCCGTGGAGCCGGGAACCCGGCACCGCGTGCCCCGCATGttccgcgccgccgccgagatGGGCCTCACCGTGTGCCGCACATGGGCCTTCAACGACGGTAGCTACAACGCCCTCCAGCTCTCCCCCGGCCACTTCGACGAACGCGTCTTCAAG GCGCTGGACCGGGTGGTGGCGGAGGCGGGGCGGCACGGGGTGCGGCTGATCCTGAGCCTGGCGAACAACCTGGAGGCCTACGGCGGGAAGACGCAGTACGTGCGGTGGGCGTGGGAGGAGGGCGTCGGCCTCACCGCCTCCAACGACTCCTTCTTCTTCGACCCCGCCATCCGCGACTACTTCAAAGTCTACCTCAAG ACGTTGCTGACGAGGAAGAACCACTTGACAGGGGTGGAGTACAGGGACGACCCCACCATCCTCGCGTGGGAGCTGATGAACGAGCCCAGGTGCACCACGGACCCGTCCGGCGACACGCTGCAG CGTTGGATGGaggagatggcggcgtacgtgaaATCGATCGACAAGAGGCATCTGCTCACCGTCGGCACCGAGGGGTTCTACGGCCCGACGAGCCCCCAGGGCAAGGTGAGCATCAATCCGGGGTATTGGCACAGCAACTACGGCTCGGACTTCATTCGCAACGCCAACATTTCAGACATCGACTTCGCTTCCATCCATCTCTACCCTGACAACTG GCTACTGCACGCCAAGCTCGACGAGAAGCTCAAGTTCGTGACACAGTGGATCACCTCCCACGTCGAGGACGGGGACAAGGAGCTGGACAAGCCCGTCGTTaccaccgagttcgggctgTCGCACGGTGTCCAGGGCTTCGACCACTCGCACCGGGACGTCTTCTACCAGGCCGTCTTCGACATCGTCTACGAGTCGGCCAAGCGGGGCGGCGCCGGGGCCGGCGCCTTAGTGTGGCAGCTCGCCGTGGAGGGCATGGAGGAGTTCCACGACGACTTCGCGATCGTGCCCAGCGAGAGGCCGTCGCTGTACAGGCTGATCAAGGCGCAGTCGTGCAGGCTGGCGAAGCTGAGGCACGGGCAGGGAGAAGAGGCGAAGCGGACGCTGTCGGTGTGTGCCGGTTTGTTGTAG
- the LOC133908719 gene encoding vesicle-fusing ATPase-like isoform X1 — MEVVNTPSQELALTNCAFVSAADLRSFPNSIALVGDALVLTLRAHDAIASGRIALNGIQRRQAMVSAGDSVTVSRFVPPDDFKLALLTLELAFVKAKANQEQLDAVLLAQQLRKRFLDQVMTTGQKVTFEFCGTNYIFTVNQALLENQESSTPLDRGFLLIDTYIIFEAAPNSGIKVINQKEAASSKLFKHKEFNLEKLGIGGLSSEFTDIFRRAFASRVFPPHVVSRLGIKHVKGILLYGPPGTGKTLMARQIGKLLNGKEPKIVNGPEVLSKFVGETEKNVRDLFVDAENEQRTRGDESDLHVIIFDEIDAICKSRGSTRDGTGVHDSIVNQLLTKIDGVEALNNVLLIGMTNRKDLLDEALLRPGRLEVHIEINLPDENGRLQILQIHTNKMKESSFLSPDVNLQELAARTKNYSGAELEGVVKSAVSYALNRQISMDDLTKPLDEESIKVTMDDFVNGLQEITPAFGASTDNLERCRLRGIVDCGNAHRHIYQRAMLLVEQVKVSRGSPLVTCLLEGPAGSGKSAMAATVGIDSDFAYVKVISAETMIGFSESSKCAQICKVFEDAYKSQLSIIILDDIERLLEYIAIGPRFSNLISQTLLVLLKRVPPKGKNLLVIGTTSEVGFLESIGMCDAFSVTYHVPKLKKEDAKKVLQHLNVFKEGDIDAAAEALDDMPLKKLYTLVEMAAQGRTGGSAEAIYAGKEKIDIDHFFSILGDIIRGVCLIVVWTWPLRCRLNLWMQIL; from the exons ATGGAGGTGGTGAACACGCCGAGCCAGGAGCTCGCCCTCACCAACTGCGCCTTCGTCTCCGCTGCCGACCTACGCAGCTTCCCCAACTCCATCGCCCTCGTCGGCGACGCACTGGTCCTCACCCTACG AGCTCATGATGCGATTGCAAGTGGTCGCATTGCTTTGAATGGCATCCAGCGTCGCCAGGCAATGGTTTCAGCTGGTGATTCTGTTACAGTCAGCAG GTTTGTGCCTCCTGATGATTTCAAGCTGGCTTTGCTTACACTAGAGCTAGCATTTGTCAAGGCAAAAGCCAACCAAGAGCAG CTAGATGCTGTTTTGCTTGCACAACAACTGCGGAAAAGATTCCTCGACCAG GTCATGACTACTGGGCAAAAAGTGACATTTGAATTTTGTGGCACAAACTATATCTTCACTGTAAATCAAGCGTTGCTAGAGAACCAAGAGAGTTCCACACCATTGGACAGAGGGTTCCTGTTGATTGACACATACATCATATTTGAGGCAGCCCCTAATTCGGGAATTAAG GTAATCAACCAAAAGGAAGCTGCTAGCAGCAAGCTTTTCAAGCATAAAGAGTTTAACCTGGAGAAGTTGGGTATAGGTGGATTAAGTTCTGAATTCACAGACATCTTTCGTAGGGCATTTGCTTCTCGAGTGTTTCCGCCTCATGTTGTTAGTAG GTTAGGTATAAAGCATGTCAAGGGTATACTGCTTTATGGACCCCCTGGTACTGGAAAGACACTTATGGCCCGGCAAATTGGGAAATTGCTAAATGGGAAGGAGCCCAAG ATTGTAAATGGACCTGAAGTCTTGAGCAAATTTGTTGGTGAAACAGAGAAGAACGTGAGAGATCTATTTGTGGATGCTGAGAATGAACAGAGAACACGTG GCGATGAGAGTGACCTTCATGTCATCATCTTTGATGAAATTGATGCTATCTGCAAG TCTAGAGGTTCCACCAGGGACGGTACAGGTGTACATGACAGCATTGTAAATCAGCTACTTACAAAG ATAGATGGTGTTGAAGCACTAAACAATGTTTTGCTTATTGGAATGACGAATCGGAAGGATTTGCTTGATGAAGCTTTGTTGAG ACCTGGAAGATTGGAAGTTCATATTGAGATAAACCTACCTGATGAAAATGGCCGCTTGCAAATTCTTCAAATCCACACGAATAAGATGAAAGAGAGTTCTTTCCTTTCTCCAGATGTTAATCTTCAAGAGCTTG CTGCACGAACAAAGAACTACAGTGGAGCAGAATTGGAAGGTGTTGTCAAAAGCGCAGTATCATATGCTTTGAACCGCCAAATTAGTATGGATGACCTTACCAAGCCTTTGgatgaggaaagcattaaggtCACTATGGATGACTTTGTGAATGGACTTCAAGAAATTACCCCTGCATTTGGAGCATCTACTGATAACCTTGAAAGATGCAG GTTACGTGGTATTGTTGACTGTGGCAATGCGCATAGGCACATTTATCAAAGGGCTATGCTCCTCGTGGAGCAGGTTAAAGTGAGCAGGGGTAGCCCTCTTGTCACTTGCCTCTTAGAAGGGCCAGCTGGAAG TGGTAAATCAGCTATGGCAGCTACTGTTGGCATCGACAGTGATTTTGCTTATGTAAAAGTT ATATCAGCTGAGACAATGATCGGTTTCAGTGAAAGCAGCAAGTGTGCACAGATATGTAAG GTATTTGAGGATGCATACAAATCTCAGCTGAGCATCATAATTCTTGATGACATTGAAAG GTTACTGGAGTACATTGCTATTGGACCACGCTTCTCAAACTTAATCTCACAAACGCTTCTGGTTCTCCTCAAGAGGGTTCCTCCCAAG GGGAAGAATTTGCTTGTAATTGGAACAACAAGTGAGGTGGGCTTTCTAGAGTCTATTGGTATGTGCGATGCCTTCTCTGTGACCTATCATGTTCCGAAACTGAAGAAGGAGGATGCTAAAAAG GTGTTACAGCATCTCAACGTGTTCAAGGAAGGAGATATTGATGCGGCAGCAGAAGCATTGGATGAC ATGCCACTTAAGAAGTTATATACACTAGTTGAGATGGCGGCACAGGGAAGGACCGGAGGAAGTGCAGAAGCAATTTATGCTGGAAAGGAAAAGATTGATATCGACCATTTCTTTAGCATCTTGGGTGATATTATCCG AGGCGTATGTTTGATTGTTGTTTGGACATGGCCTTTGAGGTGCCGATTAAACCTGTGGATGCAAATCTTGTAA